Part of the Periplaneta americana isolate PAMFEO1 chromosome 4, P.americana_PAMFEO1_priV1, whole genome shotgun sequence genome is shown below.
ATATTATGAACGCTTTCAAAACCTGAAAGtggatttaaaaatttaaaaatggtaGAAATGATATTATTGATTAAGAACGCCGAGGATGACCTGTTGAAGCTTCAACACTAATgcttgaaataaatattattccgtaAGATAAGATGCAACTATTAAATATACACATGGCACTAGAATTACATGCAGGCCTTAAGTGTGAAAACTGCATTGCATTGTCCACAACCGTCAGCACTATCATAAAACTTATTAAATATGAGTTGCTGCAGATAATTGTTGTGATATGCGATGAAATGAACTTCGAACCGGAATCCAAGACCATTGGAAACATTCATTAttaatgaataatgaaataaaatctcATCACATAAGGCGAAAAATTAAAACTATGATTGTTTCAGAATTGAAAGGTAATAACAAGTATGATTTTCGATGCCAAAGGGGAAATTTTACATGACTTCTTTAAGAGCATTGTGCTGAGAATAACGATAACAATCACACGGACTACTGAGGAAAAAGTGGAGCCAGCGTTATTGTGAAGGTGGCGTTCGATGCACAAAATTGGGTACTACTCACCTTGGATAATGCTTGACCTATATGTCTGCTCATACCAGTGTCAATCCTTTTTCAATGACAGGTCCTTAATTTACTGTTATTCGCCCCAATGCCACGAGCAGACTCATAGCTGTCGCTAGAGATGAGAGCCGACGACAACACTTCGTCAGAGGCTGCTCAGAGTCCAGCAGATGCAGTAGATCTACTTCACACTCGAAATGAATTATGATGGAGATGTTGGTGATGTTGATGGAgaacaaaattgtttatatatcacAGAGGGGCCATAGAAAAACCCCTGTGCTTCCTGGAACACAGGAAACTATCAAATGTACTAGAGATCTTGGCGGGGAAGTCCTGACTCGTCACTATTACAGACCAGAACTTACACCGTCATACTGTCACACGTTTAGTCCCAGAAAGTCACCCTCGGAGTAATCAAGTTCGTTCATAATGACTAAGAGCAAATTAAAGAATAACATTAGCTTCGTTACTAGGAGTAATATAATTTCACATCTGCAGAATATACAAAAGCTTGTACAGGGACcggaaaagtagtagtagcattatagtcgcagtagtaatggtagtggtggtagtagtagtagtagtactactagtagtagtagtagtagtagtagtagtaatagtaatagtagaagtagtagcagcagcagtagcagcagcaactgtaatagcattagtagtagtaacacTGGTTGTTGTAATTGAAGTAGTAGTAGGAATGGTAGTAATAAatgttgtagtaatagtagcagaggCATCAgcatcagtagcagcagtagtagcatcagtagcactaacagcagtagcagtaatattattagtagcagtagtagtagtagtagtagtagtagtagtagtagtagtagtattagaagtagtatcagtagagtaaaaacattaataGTAACAGTGGTAGTACCATTAGTGATGTTAGTAGTATTATAATTAGtgttagtagcagtagttgtaataTTAGAAGTAGTAACAGAACTTGTATAGTGAGAGAGAGTGTGTGAGTATGAGTGTGTTTTTGGTACAGAAGAGTGTGAGAAACCAgcctatataaaatattcttattgtTCAATGTATCTTTGTCCCGACCAATTCATTTCTAATCCACAGTATCATAATAAATTAAGATTcgtcacaaagttaatacatattgTACATTCAAATTGACTTTGAATTTCTGCAAGAGCATTGTTTTAATGTatgataagaaaaaaagaaaatagacatCATAAAATGCGGGAGCTGAGATACAGTATCGCGGGCCTATCAGGATCttagtgcgcgcaagaagcggcataagtagcaacaATTTTCAAAAGAATTATGTTTCGTaacagagaagaaaaaaagaaatgaaaaactaTCATCACTTTCTTAACGAACgcaaattagcttaaatatgcatattcATTAAATTCAAGGTAGACGACCTGGACGACTCCCTTCTGCACGCAATAAATTGAGTTTATTCCATTCTCCATCCATAGTCCAATATTTCATACTGAATATAAACAGTGTATATATTAGAAATTAGTAtaaatttcttacaatttttactattgtattttataacattttacaatATAAGAATAAAAAGGTACAATACAACAATCAGTTATATTGCGTTGGAACGAcaggtttatttaataataactttattttcacaTTGTCCACTTCATATTAAAAAACATTCATCTTATAACAGTACGCCTACTGTGTAGTTTCAAACAAAACCATTaccatttaataatgatattgtcGCACTTCAATTGTGCTTGAAAACCTATGCCTTTACTGCCTCGTCAATTCATCACAATTCTGATAACGAAGCTACACCTTCAACTCTATGTAAATTCATCAATCACTTCTATACATTTCGTTCACCCAATTTTGGCACCTTTACACAGTTTCCGTAATAGACGTGTTACAACTTTTCTACTCCAGCCATTTTCAGTTCCGTACGTCTATCCCAACAATGTTTAAGAAAGAAATGGATACACATAAACGGGTGTGAATTTCTTGGCTCTATTCCGATTCATCTTAGAATGTTGCGCTTTCTTTATCACTCATGCATACTCCAGATGTACTATATATACAACGAGCGGTTCTGTGAATAGCCAGTCACCAACAAGCATCAACATGAGCATCTTCctggtaagtaggcctacatccacTCATTATTTAGAATTAACATAAACATTCAAAACAAGtcgattatttcatttttatcgtAATAAGCTACTCCCTTCAGTTCAGTTCTGTAACTGCAACAATATCTGTTCCAGATATTTCTCGTGGCTCTGGCAACCGCAGCCGCCACAGTCCCAGACACCAAGACAATACAGAAGCGCGGAATCGATCATGGCCACGGAGGAACTAGTTACAGTTCCTTTAACCTCGGGCCAGGCGCCAGTAATCACGGAGGATTAATTAGCTCTTCTGGTTACGGACACGGAGGAATCTCAGCTAGTCTTATTAGCTCCGTGGGTTATGACCACGGAGGAATATCCAGCGGTGTTGGACATGGAGGATTCGGTGGTTCTACGGGCCTCATTAGCTCCGGAGGCTATGGACACTTAGGATTCGGTCTGGGATATGGAGGACTAGGTGGGGGTGTCGGAGGTTTCGGAGGAGGCGCAGGAGGTTTTGGGGGAGGCGCTGGAGCGGGTGATGTACAGGTCAACACCATCACTCGAACAGTTCCAGTCCCTGTTCCTCAGCCCTACACTGTTCCAATCACTAGACTTGTCCCTGTACCTGTCCAAGAACCTTACACACTCGAGACACCCGTCCCTGTTCCTGTAGCCGTCCCTCATCCCTACCCTGTCCCTGTAACCAGACCCGTTGCTGTTCCTGTACATCGACCCGTCCCTGTTTCTATACCACAAATTATCCCTGTTCCTGTACCTCAAGCCGTAACCGTACCAGTGCCCCGACCTGTACCAGTACGAGTAGCTCAACCTGTTCCTGTACCAGTGCCTCAGCCCATACCTGTGAACGTTGCAGTACCTGTGGTGGTTCCAGGAGGTAATGGTGGAGGTGCCGGAGCCGGTTTTGGATCTGGAGGTGCCCGTTTAGGCCATAGGATTGCAGATTATGGAGGTTTCGGGCACTTCTCCTCTGGATTATACGGCAAACACTAGTCTCTCAAATTACGACCTAATATTATCAAAGTGGCTTCCTTTTGGTGCTCATGTTGTTCAgtgtgattaatttttaagtctttatatttaattcttattctgtgattattgtattaaatttctccacttgattcagttattaaatgtaattgttggtgaagtttaataaataatttacttcaaATGTTCATACTTTCAATTATTGCTCACTTATTCCTTCTATTATCCCTACCattcaaaaataattatttttgaaacGAGTATATTTTTATTGAAGGTGTACATATATAGTCGATACAGTGTCACAAAGTATTCAGTGCATTGGTGGTGTGAGCAGAATTTTCTTGGGTTTAgtaaacatacaatattattgtaaagCGTAAGTAATATATCAAGTATTACAACAAAAGAGACGGCATgtacaaaaaatgtatatttgattttgtttatattaccaccaaaaaaaaaatgaatgtgctACATTGTGCCTGGAGTCTTATGATAAAACGTCTTATTTTATCTTGTCAGTTTTTTTAAAAGGAACTGTTTCTTTTGCGAATAAACACTTCTTTCTTCCTCGGATATTTTTCctcttcatttattaaaatattattattgatttaattgTATAATACAGAAGTTACACAAACAGCTATATTGAATACGCAATACTGCACACTCCATTTGTAAATTGTACAAGGGaatttaatgttacattttttcggattaaattcctgcatatttaaaggcaaaactagaaaaa
Proteins encoded:
- the LOC138698832 gene encoding uncharacterized protein, with translation MSIFLIFLVALATAAATVPDTKTIQKRGIDHGHGGTSYSSFNLGPGASNHGGLISSSGYGHGGISASLISSVGYDHGGISSGVGHGGFGGSTGLISSGGYGHLGFGLGYGGLGGGVGGFGGGAGGFGGGAGAGDVQVNTITRTVPVPVPQPYTVPITRLVPVPVQEPYTLETPVPVPVAVPHPYPVPVTRPVAVPVHRPVPVSIPQIIPVPVPQAVTVPVPRPVPVRVAQPVPVPVPQPIPVNVAVPVVVPGGNGGGAGAGFGSGGARLGHRIADYGGFGHFSSGLYGKH